The region AGGTTTTACGGCGTCGCCGTCGTCGGTTTGCCTCAAAACGTCCACGAGAAAGCGCGCGGATTGATCAATTAGCGGGAGGCGCTTCATTGACCTTCATATTCCTCGTCTCCCTGGCAAGTTTCAAGTGTTTTCTTCCCCCGCGGTCAGGGGTCGGCCCTTAGCGCCGTCCATCGACAAACAACAGGAGGTAACAGCTCGGCCCCTCGTTCATGACGCAGAGGGGAGAGCCCTGGACAATGTAGGACTGAACAGACGAGCGGGGACAGCTCGCAGGACATCTGGTTCAGAACGCAGCTGCTCCCAGTCCAAGCAGTCGCTTCCTTAAGTTGGATTGGGTCCCAAATTTTTCTTTTGCCTTCGCAGGTTCCGGGACTTGAGgaccggcggcgtcgccgatgCCAGGAGCCGGCGGGTGAGGCCAGGTCCGGGCTTCCCGCGTTGACGTCGTAGCCTTGGAACGAGCCTGGAGAAGATCGGCATGGCGAGGCTGTGCGCCTTGTGCCTGCTCCTGCTCTGCTGCTCAGACCGGGTCTGGGCCAGGTCCCGCGACGGAGCGGCAAGAACCAAAGGtaaagaaaagaaggaaggcGACGGGACTTTTGTCGAGGCGGGCATTGTTTTCACCAGCGGGAGATGTCTGGGTGACCGGCAGCAGAATCTCTGACACCGAATTGGCTCTTCGATCGGGTACTGGCACCAATCTATCAGCTGGAACGCTTTGCTCAAGAGCCCGAAGACAATGCCGAGTTGGGTGGTTTGGATCTCTGCCTCAAAGCAGGAAGAACGCCGCTTTGGTTTTCGGGTTTCGTTCccgcgtttgttttctgtcgccCCCGCTTGGGGGGCCTTTACCACCCGACCTCGGGAGAGAGAGGCGCGGTGCAGCCTAGACTTGGTTTTCAGACACGATGCATTGACGTTCACACCGATGTACAATTTCGAGTCTTCGGTGAACCCGACGTGTGTTTTTCCAATGCGgaaggaagctggagtacccgTCGAAAGCCACCCTAAGCGCCGAGAAAACACGCAGACTCCACACAGCGCGACCGGAGCCCAGATTCAAAGAGGCACTCAGAATCGTGAAGCAGACGTGCGAAGCACCGGGCCACCCCTGAGTGAAAAACATGTTCATTTCCGCCCAGTTCCCTTCACTCAACCACAATCTGGATGCGTTCCTGCATGGCAAAAAGGAGATATGTTGGATGGAgccgtgggggggtgggggttctccGCTTGGGTCTATTCCAAAGTAAGTTAGGTGCTTCCACTGTAAATTCCAAGTCTCGTCACCTCCTGCGAGATGGAGAGCGCAGGGAGCAAAGTGTGTTTTGGCTGCTGGGAAAAGTGCTACCCGATCTGCCGCCAGCCCTGAGGATCGGAAGTGTCAATCTGCCAGGTCGCACGCCGGCtgcggaggaagaagaagaggaggaggaaggcggcAGTGATGTTTTCCACAGATGGAATTTAATATCGGGTGTTTTTGGGGTGTCGACGGGACCGGCAAAAGACAACGTCGGTGCTTGCTGGGTGGCATCAAGCACGGAGGCGGGGCTAGCTGGGGCTTGATCCAGAGACACCCAGCCGGTCACTTTATTTGCAAGGGCCATGAATGAAGATGGATCAGAGACAGACCAGGACTTTGAAGATGCATTCCAGCCTTCCGCGGGAACGTGTTAGAACACAAGCAAAAGTGGGGAATTGGAAATTGCCAAGTCAACCGGTGGATCATGGCTGATGGACTTGGCGATGGAACTGCCGGCCCTCCACCCGGTCGCCTCTGTCTCgcagtttgtttgtgtttgtgcctTGTTTCGCTTGCCCCCTCGCCTCTGGGTGATTATTCACACCCCGCCGCAAGTTCAGCGGCGGGGCACGGCTGTCCCCGCCCCCTGCAAGTTCATTAGCGCGAGTCCCGGCGCGGCGACGACCCAAGCGACGACCCTGAACTTTGGGAATCAACCGATTTGTGTTTCCGTGCAGTCTGCCGTtttgttgtgggttttttttttcctccccctgcaAGGCTCAATGTTGCGATTGTGCATTTTGTTCCCGAGTACATTAGCGGCGTGTGTACTTTGGGGCAGTTGGTCCGCACTTCACTCTGACAGGAGAACAGATTGCCTTTTCACCAAGTGCTCGCAGGAAGCAATCAAACAGAAAATTGCCCTGGAAAATTGCTCGTTCTGAGTGACTGAGCGGTAATGGAGGTCCCCGGCCGGGGGGGAGCGCATATGCTGCGAGcgcagcgagcgagcgagcacaTGAATGGAGCGAGTGACCCGATGAATGGAGTCCACTGTGGCCGATGGTGACACGATAGGAGCCGGGTTATCTGCGCACTCTATCGCCACTTCCTAGTGGCATGAAGCGGCCTCAGTTGGATAGGAACACAATGTTCTTCCGCTGCCGGATGTTTGGGGGTCGGGTGGGCACCTAAAACTGGCGGGATGTGCAACAGCGGTTTTGTTCTTAACACATGCAGGTACCCGGATTCTAACAGTAGCTCTAACATTCAGCATGTGTTTTTTCACCTTCCAGTTCTTCAGATGTCCAGACCTCTGATCGTGGCAGGTTACCCGGAAAACATCACAGCGACGGTGACCGGTCAGGCCAAGTTGCTGTGTAAAGTCCACCGGCCGGCATCCACTCGGGTGCAGTGGCTTAAGGTGGAGCTCGAGGGACCGGGCCGGGGCCTCAGACCCCTGACGGTGAGCGGCAAACCGCAAAAAAAGTCGCCTCTTACCCAAGGCGCCTATCtaaaagctgccttgccttcaGCCCCTGCGGAGCAACGCATCCAAGTTGAACGCCTTGCATCTGTCCGACATCCGCCGAGAGGACGCCGGCGAATATGTCTGCGTGGccgaaagcaaacacaaagggaGAACCGTGCAAGCCATGCGGTCGGCGTGGCTGGAAGTCCTGCCAGGTAAGACCTTAAGGACCTTAAGGACCTTAAGTCCGCTGGCTCACTAAGGTTCAGACATCAACGGCCGTCACTTGCAACACGACAACCCTCTAGCGCAGGTCCCATCGTTCCCAAAATGGTGGACATGACAGAAACAATGATCGCACAAGGTAACGTCGTGCGTCAAAGCTTTTCCCAAACTGAAATTAGGTGGACACGTTCATCGGAAATGTGAGAGGGACGGAAACAAGTGAGACCTAGCGGATCTCCAGTGAACCTTCACCACCCCGCCTCCTTGGCTTTGCGCTCGGTGTACTGTCACACTGCGACATGTTCATTGGCTTTATTCTCTCCTCCTCACTCCTTGGCTCTGTTTGTTTAAAATGAACTGAGAGGGGAGGGAGCTTCACGGCGTTCGCTCGAATGCTCTccacaaaatccacaaaatgaaGCGGCTCAAGGGAGCGGGTGGCGGTAGTGGGGTCAGGTCGTTCGGTCATCAAGTAGTTGATGTCCAGTCCTGAGGTCAAACCGCATTGTCAGCCTCGGTGGGAATTGCACCCTAACCTTTTTGTACTCATTCTAAACAGACGTCCTGATTGGGGACACGGCACAGCGTGTCCTGCTGGAGCCGGGCCAAGTCCTGAAATTGCGCTGTGACACGCCCACTCGGCCGGGCATGGCGGTCAACTGGTACAAAGAGGGAAACCGTCTGGTGCCCGCGCCCCGAATCCAGCTCCGCGGCGCTGTCTTGGAGATCGCCGACATCACGGACGAGGACTCGGGAGTCTATGTGTGCACCCTGCGCGGAACCAGAGGGCCCGTGAAGAACTTCACCGTCACAGTGACCGGTAAGACGCAAAAGGAAATAACCAATCCGCACCTTGGCGTTCGCCGTACAGTGCGAGTCGTATCCGCCCGGGACGCGGTCGCTCAGGAAATCACGCCGTGGCAAAGGATCGGCTGCCATTCACTCGTCTCACTTTGTAGACTCGCTGGGCTCAGGAGACGATGACGAGGACAACGGTTTGGACGACTCATCGTCCGAGATCGAAAACGACCAAGTTGACCTCTCGAGAGGTGCGTTGGTGGTCGGCGATGTAACTTCTTTGTAAAGTCCACCCAAAGCTGGAACTTGATGCGCGGTCTGGTCTTGGCAGGTCCTTACTGGACCCACACCCAGAGGATGGAAAAGAAGCTGTACGCCGTCCCGGCGGGCAACACGGTGAAGTTTCGTTGCCCGGCCATGGGGAGTCCTTTGCCCAGTATTCGGTGGCTCAAAAACGGCAGGGAGTTCAGAGGCGAGCACCGTATCGGGGGCATCAAGGTAATATGATTTCCTTTCTTCTTCGGATCGCCCCTTTCAGGACGAGTACGAGTCGTCgcctgatgttttttgtttgttttggttctttttGCAAGCTGAGGCATCAACACTGGAGCTTGGTGATGGAGAGTGTTGTGCCTTCAGACAGAGGAAATTACACCTGCGTGGTGGAAAACAAATACGGGGCAATTTCTCACAGCTATGTCCTTGATGTCCTAGGTAAGGTTCAGAGATTTGAGGTCAGTCCGGGCCGGGGGTCGGTGCGTTGTGGGGGTTCGCCCCCTAGAACATTTTTACAGCTTCGGAACTGGCTGGTGCATGCAAAAAAGCTAAAAAGTAATGTTTCCCCGGGCTGAGGTTATAAACACTCGGTCCATAAAACGAATGGGATCTTAAAAGTTTGGATTTCAAGGCAAGCCGTGCCATCTGACTGAGCGTATTCATGGCAGCTCCAGTGGCGGTCATTACTTCGCTCTGGTGGAAAAAGCATCACACCTCCAAATGAAAGCCTCCAGTGTGAGGGAGAGGATAATCGGGCGAggggacgggggaggggggggggggaaaggcgACGCCGCGCCTGGCGTCAGCCGTGGCGCGCGGGATGCGGACAGTCAGGCGTCCAAAGCAGTTTTCTACCTGACCTGTGACTGGAGATAGAGGAGGGTGGTGGGCTTGTTTGCTCATTTGTTGGCCCTGCATCCACAGCGGGGTCAGTTTCCCTTTCCCGGCTggctggggggttggggggggactaACGAGACACTTAACGAAATCAGAGAATGAGACCAAAGGGAGCTGGGtggcctttttgtttttaattccccAGCTTGAATGTGACCCGGACAACTAGTTGAGGAAGACCGTGACCAAGTCTGAATAGTTGTCTTTCACATTACACCGCGGAGCCCTGCGATGAGCGGTATTTCTGAAACCCTGCCCCCAGAATCCCTTTTCAACCCCAAATAATGAAGGTAGCTCGGGTTGGACCTTTGCTCTTTTGCCTTCAGAGCGCTCGCCCCATCGGCCCATCCTGCAGGCGGGTCTACCGGCCAACACCACGGCAGTAGTGGGCAGTGACGTCCAGTTCCAGTGCAAAGTCTACAGTGATGCGCAGCCACACATCCAGTGGCTCAAACACATCGAGAGGAACGGGAGCCGATACGGACCTGACGGGACACCGTACGTCCAGGTTCTCAAGGTCGGTGGACCTTGGCATGCCCGCGGGTCTTGTGCTGCGGCAAGCTTCTGGGTTCTCACCTCTCTTTTGTCTTGGACATTTCACTAGACCGGCAGTCTCAACATGTCTGAGGTGGAGGTGCTCTACCTGTCTAAAATCACCACGGAGGACGCGGGAGAGTACACCTGTCTGGCTGGAAATTCCATCGGTTTTGCCTACCAGTCGGCTTGGCTCACCGTCCTTTCGGGTAAAGGCAAAACCTCATTCTCGGCCGATGCGACAACCCCTTTGGGCGCCCCGTTTGAATAACGGTTCCCAACTTTCCGCAGAGGAAGAAGCCGCAGACTCCCCGGACAGCATCGAGACCAAGTACACGGACATCATCATCTACGCCTGT is a window of Hippocampus zosterae strain Florida chromosome 16, ASM2543408v3, whole genome shotgun sequence DNA encoding:
- the LOC127587990 gene encoding fibroblast growth factor receptor 4-like isoform X2, giving the protein MARLCALCLLLLCCSDRVWARSRDGAARTKVLQMSRPLIVAGYPENITATVTGQAKLLCKVHRPASTRVQWLKVELEGPGRGLRPLTPLRSNASKLNALHLSDIRREDAGEYVCVAESKHKGRTVQAMRSAWLEVLPDVLIGDTAQRVLLEPGQVLKLRCDTPTRPGMAVNWYKEGNRLVPAPRIQLRGAVLEIADITDEDSGVYVCTLRGTRGPVKNFTVTVTDSLGSGDDDEDNGLDDSSSEIENDQVDLSRGPYWTHTQRMEKKLYAVPAGNTVKFRCPAMGSPLPSIRWLKNGREFRGEHRIGGIKLRHQHWSLVMESVVPSDRGNYTCVVENKYGAISHSYVLDVLERSPHRPILQAGLPANTTAVVGSDVQFQCKVYSDAQPHIQWLKHIERNGSRYGPDGTPYVQVLKTGSLNMSEVEVLYLSKITTEDAGEYTCLAGNSIGFAYQSAWLTVLSEEEAADSPDSIETKYTDIIIYACGFLALIMAAVIAVLCRMQVHPRREPFDALPVQKLSKFPLRRQYSVDSNSSGKSSASLMRVARLSSSCSPMLAGVMEFELPHDPDWEFPRDNLTLGKPLGEGCFGQVVRAEAYGINKDSPDQATTVAVKMLKDDATDKDLADLISEMELMKVMDKHKNIINLLGVCTQEGPLYVLVEYASKGSLREYLRARRPPGMDYTFDVTKVPEEQLTFKDLLSCAYQVARGMEYLASKRCIHRDLAARNVLVTEDNVMKIADFGLARGVHQIDYYKKTTNGRLPVKWMAPEALFDRVYTHQSDVWSFGVLTWEIFTLGGSPYPGIPVEELFKLLKEGHRMDKPSNCTHELYMMMRECWHAVPIQRPTFKQLVEELDKVLLSISDEYLDLSTPFEQYSPSCEDTSSSCSSDNDSVFTHDALSTEPCLLGYQVARPRGDTKTAPR
- the LOC127587990 gene encoding fibroblast growth factor receptor 4-like isoform X1, with translation MARLCALCLLLLCCSDRVWARSRDGAARTKVLQMSRPLIVAGYPENITATVTGQAKLLCKVHRPASTRVQWLKVELEGPGRGLRPLTPLRSNASKLNALHLSDIRREDAGEYVCVAESKHKGRTVQAMRSAWLEVLPGPIVPKMVDMTETMIAQDVLIGDTAQRVLLEPGQVLKLRCDTPTRPGMAVNWYKEGNRLVPAPRIQLRGAVLEIADITDEDSGVYVCTLRGTRGPVKNFTVTVTDSLGSGDDDEDNGLDDSSSEIENDQVDLSRGPYWTHTQRMEKKLYAVPAGNTVKFRCPAMGSPLPSIRWLKNGREFRGEHRIGGIKLRHQHWSLVMESVVPSDRGNYTCVVENKYGAISHSYVLDVLERSPHRPILQAGLPANTTAVVGSDVQFQCKVYSDAQPHIQWLKHIERNGSRYGPDGTPYVQVLKTGSLNMSEVEVLYLSKITTEDAGEYTCLAGNSIGFAYQSAWLTVLSEEEAADSPDSIETKYTDIIIYACGFLALIMAAVIAVLCRMQVHPRREPFDALPVQKLSKFPLRRQYSVDSNSSGKSSASLMRVARLSSSCSPMLAGVMEFELPHDPDWEFPRDNLTLGKPLGEGCFGQVVRAEAYGINKDSPDQATTVAVKMLKDDATDKDLADLISEMELMKVMDKHKNIINLLGVCTQEGPLYVLVEYASKGSLREYLRARRPPGMDYTFDVTKVPEEQLTFKDLLSCAYQVARGMEYLASKRCIHRDLAARNVLVTEDNVMKIADFGLARGVHQIDYYKKTTNGRLPVKWMAPEALFDRVYTHQSDVWSFGVLTWEIFTLGGSPYPGIPVEELFKLLKEGHRMDKPSNCTHELYMMMRECWHAVPIQRPTFKQLVEELDKVLLSISDEYLDLSTPFEQYSPSCEDTSSSCSSDNDSVFTHDALSTEPCLLGYQVARPRGDTKTAPR